The stretch of DNA CAGTGTCCGGAGTGAGTGTGGTCGATTCGAACCTGTCTTCACTTGGATCGGTATCAATGCCATATTATCAGGATAATGGAGGCGCAGAGACCGATTACAACCTGTTGAACTCCTCAATCTCAGGTGTAAAATGGAAGAACTATTATGCACCCGGTTCTTCAGCTTTGCTGTCATTTTTCGGGGACAATCGGACCAGGCTGGAGAACCTTAGTCTTTTAAATAATTCTCTTCATCTCTCAAATTCTGTGACTTACACTGAAGACACGCTGGTTACAAAAGAAGCAGTTCCGGTGATTGGTAACGCATTTCAATTTTATGGGGATGGGTTAAACACAATTTCAGAAAATGCTGTTCAAGGCTACACTGTTCAGGCCTATACTGATAATGGTGAGATTCAAAATGATTGTATTTTCAACTCGTCAGGTAACCCAATATATAACTACTATCAGAACCGGACAGCTGGAACTACCCGGAATAATTCAGTAGATCTTCTTCTTTCTTCTCCACAGCTGACACCAATGCCCTGTCCGAGTGGATACCTTGGCTCCCTAAGTTTTGCAATTCATGCTGATGCACAAGACCCTGATTCCTTGAAAACCATGATGTATGGAACCAACGATATCATTGAGCCTGAGGATAGTACGCAAGGGTACATAGGACACGAGCTAATGTGCACATGGTCGGCATTTGCAGCTTCTTCTGGCGGTGCTGGGGTTGGTTTTGATAATGTCTCATTCAAAGCAACACTTGATGACATGTATGCACATGGTTTTGAGATAGTACCTCACAACGTAATTGGTTGGGCGGGTGAAGGCAATCCAACTCGTGACACTACTGGATACTATTTACCCTGGTACGCCAGCAATTACACTTCAAGAAACTGGATTGACCATGGGTTAAATGGCGGAAATCGAAACACGGGTTTAAAGAGTTTGGGTCTGGACAAAGACTCCTCACAATATTACATAGGGGATTTACTGCGTGAGCATGAGGTTCAGTATGCCTGGGCATATCAGGATCAATATGGATCGCCAGAAAGAGGTCTTTCCACGAGTCGTATTCAGTCTCTTGGGCTTCCCTATGATATTGTCTGGACTAATACGAATTTTACCTGGGACGATGGCACACCTATGTATGAGTGGACCTCAACCTGGGCGCCAGATAAAACTGCTCTGAATTATTTCAACAATACTGCACTTCAAAATATGATTGACAGTTATGGAGTGTGTTTCTGGCATGATTACACGGCGTATAACGGTGAAGCCTTTGAAGACTACTATTATTATAAAGACAATCACACGATCAATGAAGCATACGATAATCTTTTGCTAAATATGTCTGAACAAAAGAAAGCTGGTAGGCTCTGGAACCCGACTGTAAGCCAGTATATTGACTACTGGCGAGCTGCATGTAACGTTGAATGTAAGTGTACTGGTCAGGACACATACACTTTGATCAACCACAATTCTGAAACTGTCTCTGGTTATGCCATGCGGGTAACAGGGTCCTACTCTGTGAAACTGGATGGCAACGATTTGGACACCAAAATGAATGGAAATGACACGGTGTTCTGGATGAACCTTTCACCAGGTACACATCTGCTGACAATAGTGAGGGCTTAAAAACGAGATAAATTCTTAAATAATTTATTTTTTTGCAGGTGTAAGTCTGTACAGAAGCAGGGTTTTGTGAAGTCTTTGGAATCTGGACAATTTTATGAGTCTAGAACTAACTGAAAAAAATGTTTATAACTTCCAAAAACTCCTTTCTTATTTTCAGAAAGTGTTATATAAGAAACGGACATAAATCCTATCTCACAGTTTATATATATAATAACTGTAATACATTCACCTAGTGACAACAAATTACAGTTATTTAGTAAGTTATTGGCTCTCATTACCAACTGCCACTTTACTTCTAGAAAGGGAATTTCCTCCTTCTTGTTAAGGAGGTCTTGAGATAGGGTAATAATGGACCCTTTACGTGTGTCAATGGCAGGAAAGTGGTAATTACCGAAATAAAAGGGAATGTCGATCTCATGGTAAATAATCGGTTCTTTTTGCTAATACTAATTGGAATTTTATTGCTCATTTCATGCGTTCAAGCAGCACCGACAACGTACGTGACAGCGGTTTCAGATGGTCTGGTTGTTTATTATAATGGTACTCTATCAGGGAATTCCCTGGTAGATCTCAGCGGAAACAGTAATACCGGCTATGCTACGAGTGTAACTCAGAAGGCCGACTTAAAGACTGGTACAAGTTACCTAAGTCTTAACGGTGTCAGTAGTAAGATAGACGTCTCTAATAATGCGCAGACTAACATTTCCAGTCCTATGTCTATTGAGTTTTATGGCTCAATTAATAGTTTCACGCAATATGGGGCACTTGTGAGCAAGCACAAAAACTGGGCAACTGACTGGTATTTGACCTGTTCTTCGACTTCTCCTTACAATCATGCTCGTTTTGCTGCAGCCACGAGTGGCGGGTGGAAAAGCTACGAATCAGATGCTGATCTTGTTGCCGGGCAGGTGTATCATATCGTGGCAACCTATGATAACAGCATTGCCCACGTTTATATCAATGGTGAAGATGCAGGCTCTAGTACCTGGAATTCTCCGGTAACAGGAGGTACTGAGAATATCACCATAGGCTCTGGCTATGGATTATCCAACTGTAACTGTAGTATGTACGTGTTTAGACTCTATAATCGGGTATTATCCCGGGCTGAGGTAGAGCAAAATTACAGGAATCTGACATATATTCCTCCTGATGACATAACAATGATTAAAAGACTGGTGTACGGCGATGGTGGGCTACCCAGATATATGGGGTCATATGCAATTCAGCAGTCGGATTATGGTTTAAATGTATTGAATAATGATTTGAGTATCAATAGCTCCATAGGAACCTCATTTTACCAGGATAACAACAGTGAATTGACGAATTGTTCCCTTGTAGAGTCTACAATTAATGGTATTTGCTGGAAAAATTGCTATGCTCCCGGGTCAAGTGCGGTTTTAACATACACAGGAGAGAACCGTATTGTTCAGGATGCCTGTTTCTTATCCAATGACTCTTTTAATCTCAACCATTCGGTTACGTATCTGGCTCAAACTCAGGTTACTAAAGATGGCGTGCCTGTAAATGGCAGCAGAGCATATGAATTCTATGGAGACGGCCTGAATACGGTTAATAGAAAGAACGTTATGCTGTACACAGACAATGCAGAGGAACAAACTAATTTACTGATTGTACCGAATACGTCTGGTGATAGTACAACAGGTGAAGAAATACGTTTAAACTACCAGACCAGAAATGCCAGCGTCACAAGGTCTAGTTTACTGGATCTTCCCCTTTCTTCACCTCAGTTAACTCCTATGCCTGTTCCATCTGGATATCTGGGTGCTTTAATTTTTGCAGAACATGCAGATTATACAGATCATGATTCACTGCGAACTGTTATGTATGGAACCAATAACACAGGCGATCCTACT from Methanosarcina barkeri MS encodes:
- a CDS encoding LamG-like jellyroll fold domain-containing protein, whose translation is MVITEIKGNVDLMVNNRFFLLILIGILLLISCVQAAPTTYVTAVSDGLVVYYNGTLSGNSLVDLSGNSNTGYATSVTQKADLKTGTSYLSLNGVSSKIDVSNNAQTNISSPMSIEFYGSINSFTQYGALVSKHKNWATDWYLTCSSTSPYNHARFAAATSGGWKSYESDADLVAGQVYHIVATYDNSIAHVYINGEDAGSSTWNSPVTGGTENITIGSGYGLSNCNCSMYVFRLYNRVLSRAEVEQNYRNLTYIPPDDITMIKRLVYGDGGLPRYMGSYAIQQSDYGLNVLNNDLSINSSIGTSFYQDNNSELTNCSLVESTINGICWKNCYAPGSSAVLTYTGENRIVQDACFLSNDSFNLNHSVTYLAQTQVTKDGVPVNGSRAYEFYGDGLNTVNRKNVMLYTDNAEEQTNLLIVPNTSGDSTTGEEIRLNYQTRNASVTRSSLLDLPLSSPQLTPMPVPSGYLGALIFAEHADYTDHDSLRTVMYGTNNTGDPTYGKKGFIGHNLTATWSVFAVSSYGGEGLDSPELKSIVDDMYAHGFEITPHSLGASGEDYPDRAMAETYLPWYVTNYSYRNWIDHGLGNGKRNIGLKSCGWDSTSPHYIMDLFQQNNVPYAWAYIDVPIDEDIGTSKINSVGLPVDIVWQNTNLALNNSTPLYQWKSGFSGKGSALTYYTDDTIDDMLSTYGVSIWHDYWPDNSSLPGEESYNYYYDKTGHTINTTFDGLLSNISAQKQARKLWNPTVSQYIDYWIAASNVEVRCTGANTYTVVNHNPGTVEGFSMRVEGAYSPKLDGVALSTKTNGVDTIFWMDLSTGMHTITLEA
- a CDS encoding LamG-like jellyroll fold domain-containing protein; the encoded protein is MENIFKVLFGLLLLSMLAFPGAAAPVTNGLVASYNGNITGNVLLDESGNYNDGYLKNAVQGTLLSTGADYVSFSGSNSQANILNNASTNITSEISVEFIGSINEFSSYGAIVSKYSDENGTGWYLSCRSDPSLQKIVFGMFDTNGVLHHCRSDIYLEAGQVYDIVVTYDGNIVHVYVNGVDSSADESPVWAVPMSGNNYNTSIAYAENGLNYLNCSMLAFRLYDRALTLSEVQQNHQNDKWKYVPDISSEIIDLKKKAYGDGGLPRYMGSHAMSQSVSGVSVVDSNLSSLGSVSMPYYQDNGGAETDYNLLNSSISGVKWKNYYAPGSSALLSFFGDNRTRLENLSLLNNSLHLSNSVTYTEDTLVTKEAVPVIGNAFQFYGDGLNTISENAVQGYTVQAYTDNGEIQNDCIFNSSGNPIYNYYQNRTAGTTRNNSVDLLLSSPQLTPMPCPSGYLGSLSFAIHADAQDPDSLKTMMYGTNDIIEPEDSTQGYIGHELMCTWSAFAASSGGAGVGFDNVSFKATLDDMYAHGFEIVPHNVIGWAGEGNPTRDTTGYYLPWYASNYTSRNWIDHGLNGGNRNTGLKSLGLDKDSSQYYIGDLLREHEVQYAWAYQDQYGSPERGLSTSRIQSLGLPYDIVWTNTNFTWDDGTPMYEWTSTWAPDKTALNYFNNTALQNMIDSYGVCFWHDYTAYNGEAFEDYYYYKDNHTINEAYDNLLLNMSEQKKAGRLWNPTVSQYIDYWRAACNVECKCTGQDTYTLINHNSETVSGYAMRVTGSYSVKLDGNDLDTKMNGNDTVFWMNLSPGTHLLTIVRA